One Clavelina lepadiformis chromosome 1, kaClaLepa1.1, whole genome shotgun sequence genomic region harbors:
- the LOC143445520 gene encoding adhesion G-protein coupled receptor G7-like isoform X1 yields MISLQPDLKGCCFFIVLLAQSSVQNSGLATAITNTTSYMITNSEIVNCSITSTTSHENTTADLSFYDILMEETSSLKMNSQDASTELTTVYVITLNETTASTVPVSYDDLFVNLTTPANNTESNVSEDSTTDLTTLNTTTQIYTTVNSTSAAYNTEPSVSEDLTTDLTTLNTTTQEYTTVISTSAGQNIANLTTFTATSETNLTATVSSDIDIPTYNTESTTSENSTTDLTTISSIIVNTTTVGATSELGNLTTSITFSTQAALTEPCDQSCDGCAGCDYNNISECACECIVGYQPTRDGKCDPVFCPQSTVMYPNSSDLINVTFPQTQSGFRNSSAEKCPINTSNSGKPYGTRSCSVNGTWNQPKWLSSCNTTAENYINAIFISTMEQQEAADNLEILTSSPDSLTSNEISLTVEALNNVVNVGTLNDKISSAVVATIGNLLSVSEEDLQQSGQAVSLMQTLDSVGEKVELNDGEIFQEINPAVAVVVVQLTSAEAQGNIGYQFASLRIPKELGLRSDQLSLFFDAPSLTTSSYIQVPPNALQTTLDNRVSFYAFPDDKLFRATDTSNMYSGDEFVASEVILSATVVNATGPVVNLDEPVVMQFFLNSTITSNITLEGKCVFWNETGNGFWSNKSLVSQNISNEFAECRFNHLTNFATLFSTIPVDTPGLDLVTIIGSSISIFSLVLLVATFTFVKKMRTRGKFRSAFLLVNLGMALLILNISLIISEAPSLPTPSTGCTAIAVLIHFSLLSSLAWMMVEGVNIYIVVVHTMYARIHITNRRVIIPSLLWGWLMPAIFVAIVAGVDINNYTRNDSECWLSVDVEIYLIVIPAAVILGINLFFYIAIVARVVCCRRNLTAGQNRTSETRKNVLFSITLFITLGGTWLIAFPISAIQHADDNVSIVFAYIFSVLTALQGFFLFLLYVVRQYFTKDLFKAVARLSFSKSTSTFSNLNTNMRNYQIPRPDIVLERSTATDS; encoded by the exons ATGATTTCTTTACAACCGGATCTTAAAGGttgctgtttttttattgtctTGTTAGCACAAAGCTCTGTACAAA ATTCTGGTCTAGCAACAGCAATTACAAACACCACATCATATATGATTACAAATTCTGAAATCGTGAACTGCTCAATAACAA GTACAACCAGTCACGAAAATACAACTGCAGATTTATCTTTCTATG ATATATTAATGGAGGAAACATCATCATTGAAAATGAATTCACAAGACGCCAGCACTGAGTTGACCACAGTTT ATGTTATAACATTAAACGAAACAACAGCAAGTACAGTCCCAGTATCTTATGACGACTTATTTGTCAACTTAACCACACCTG CAAATAATACAGAATCTAATGTTTCCGAAGACTCAACCACTGATTTGACTACATTAA atacAACAACTCAGATATATACAACTGTTAAttcaacatctgctg CATATAATACAGAACCCAGTGTTTCCGAAGACTTAACTACCGATTTGACCACATTAA ATACAACAACTCAAGAATATACAACTGTTAtctcaacatctgctg GTCAAAACATTGCAAACTTGACCACTTTTACTGCTACAAGTGAAACAA ATTTAACAGCTACTGTTTCAAGTGACATCGACATTCCCA CATATAATACAGAATCTACTACTTCCGAAAACTCAACCACTGATTTGACTACTATAA GTTCAATTATTGTAAATACGACCACTGTTGGTGCCACAAGTGAATTGG GTAACTTAACAACTTCCATAACTTTTTCAACACAAGCAGCACTTACTG AACCATGTGACCAAAGCTGTGATGGTTGTGCCGGTTGTGATTATAACAACATAAGTGAATGTGCTTGTGAATGTATTGTTGGATACCAGCCTACTAGAGATGGAAAGTGTGATCCTG ttttctgTCCACAAAGCACTGTAATGTATCCCAACAGTTCAGATCTCATAAATGTGACATTTCCTCAAACTCAATCTGGATTTCGAAATTCATCTGCAGAGAAATGTCCCATAAATACATcaaatt CGGGAAAACCATATGGAACTAGGTCATGCAGTGTAAATGGAACATGGAATCAACCAAAATGGCTTTCCTCATGTAACACAACTGCTGAG AATTATATCAATGCAATTTTCATTTCAACGATGGAACAACAAGAGGCAGCTGATAATcttgaaattttaacttcaAGTCCAGACAGTTTAACCTCAAATGAGATTTCTTTAACTGTGGAAGCTTTAAATAATGTTGTTAATGTCGGGACATTGAATGATAAG atttCATCTGCTGTTGTGGCCACAATTGGAAACTTACTCAGTGTATCTGAGGAGGACCTTCAGCAAAGTGGTCAAGCTGTAAG CTTAATGCAAACTCTGGATTCAGTTGGAGAAAAAGTTGAACTAAATGATGGcgaaatatttcaagaaattaaTCCCGCAGTGGCAGTTGTCGTAGTGCAACTTACAAGTGCAG AGGCGCAAGGAAACATTGGATATCAGTTTGCTTCCTTACGAATTCCAAAAGAACTTGGCTTAAGGTCAGATCAACTGAGCTTATTTTTTGATGCACCAAGTTTAACTACGTCATCTTACATCCAAGTACCACCAAATGCACTGCAGACAACACTAG ATAACCGAGTGAGCTTCTATGCTTTTCCTGATGATAAACTTTTTCGAGCCACCGACACGAGCAACATGTATTCTGGAGATGAATTTGTTGCTTCGGAGGTCATCTTATCAGCTACAGTTGTCAATGCTACAGGACCTGTTGTAAATCTTGATGAACCAGTTGTAATGCAGTTCTTTTTAAATTCG ACCATTACATCAAATATAACCCTTGAAGGAAAATGTGTGTTCTGGAATGAAACTGGAAATGGTTTCTGGTCAAATAAAAGCTTGGTTAGCCAGAATATCAGTAATGAGTTTGCTGAGTGTCGATTCAATCACCTCACCAACTTTGCCACGTTATTT TCCACGATACCCGTAGACACACCTGGACTTGACCTTGTTACAATTATTGGATCCTCTATTTCAATCTTTAGTTTGGTTCTGCTGGTAGCGACGTTTACATTTGTGAA aaaaatgcgAACTCGAGGTAAATTCCGATCGGCATTTCTTTTGGTCAACCTTGGAATGGCGCTTTTGATCCTTAATATTTCACTGATCATAAGCGAGGCGCCGTCATTGCCAACGCCATCTACTGGATGCACAGCGATAGCGGTGCTAATTCACTTTTCTTTGCTTTCTTCATTAGCTTGGATGATGGTGGAAGGAGTAAACATTTACATTGTTGTTGTTCAT ACGATGTACGCTCGTATCCACATCACCAATCGACGAGTGATCATTCCTTCTCTTCTATGGGGTTGGTTGATGCCTGCAATCTTTGTCGCTATAGTCGCTGGTGTTGACATAAACAACTACACGAGAAATGATTCAGA GTGTTGGTTATCTGTGGACGTGGAAATTTATTTGATCGTCATCCCGGCTGCAGTGATATTGGGCATTAatcttttcttttacattgCAATTGTTGCACGTGTTGTGTGTTGTAGACGAAATTTGACTGCAGGCCAG AATCGGACTTCAGAAACTCGCAAGAATGTGTTGTTTTCCATAACTCTGTTTATAACACTTGGAGGAACTTGGTTGATCGCATTTCCGATTTCAGCAATACAACACGCAGATGATAACGTTTCCATCGTATTTGCATACATTTTTAGCGTCCTAACTGCCCTGCAAG GTTTCTTCTTGTTTTTGCTGTACGTGGTACGACAATATTTTACCAAAGATTTGTTTAAAGCTGTTGCTAGGCTATCATTTTCGAAATCTACCTCAACTTTCAGCAATCTGAATACGAACATGAGAAATTACCAGATTCCACGTCCAGATATTGTGTTGGAAAG GTCGACAGCAACGGATAGTTAA